A window of Plodia interpunctella isolate USDA-ARS_2022_Savannah chromosome 3, ilPloInte3.2, whole genome shotgun sequence genomic DNA:
GTTACATTGATATTAACACATTTTTCACAtctctttgaaaataaagtaatcaTATGATTATTtcatagaattaaaaatattcttttgcattattgagtaacaaagttattattgtgttattatatgtattttgtatgtttacttttctgttatttactatatttttataagatttacctctaaatttttgtttgattcAAAGTTTTAATTGGCAGAGAATGCCTTGCCTACATTTACCTACAgttgtgtaataaaaagttaaaattaataaattggcaagaaattataaattaaaatggccATCTATTGTGAacatagaaaattaatattattgatctACTGAAagaataataactaaatttcTAGAAAATGGCATTGGGCTGAGGCTTttgtgaaatagaaaaaagtcACATATTAACAACTCCCATCTGTCAACCATACCAGCTTTGCTTGGGTAAAAACTTAACAAATGACACATCTAAACCTATTACCAATaggattcctgaggaaggaaAAGACATGCAATATTTTTCCAGTTTATCATGATCATACATACAGAAGCCACAGgaggacttctttttataattataatatgtaaggataaggatttataaaactatttccACTGTTTTACACCTCTTACAGCAATGTGCTATGACACATTTATTAAGGTGTTCACAGACCCAGAAATACAGTACACTCATttgatacaataaatacagtttcaatttcattttatgcCATTAGCCTTTTGGTTTGGTATTTTAGTACAGTACTTAGtcttttcttataaaaatatgttttgaaacacaattttggAAGCTCCTAAGAATGCAACATGTAGGCACACTCTAATAGGTATTACTATTCACTGTTTGCCTTTTTTGCGTGCttttttaaactgtatttGGACAGAAATCTAATAAGATTGTAACATTACTATGTTAAGTTAATTACcatctgaaaatatataagataaaCCATACACGCATTACAAAAAAAGCTTCCTCTGTTTAATAAGTATGCAtttactataaattttaaatacacatgATATTTTTCCCGCAATCAAAATAGCTGTAAATGCTTGTTTTCTTAATATAGTATAAGACTCACCTGATGATTCAAAACCCTTGTCGCTTTAAAATAAAGTGCACTACATTATACGTTTatcgtttatatatttaattatttaacaaacattACTACAACACAAAGTCCTGGCTGCCCTGACGTaacgtaattttaattattcaatctGGCATTTGTAAACATTATGTCAATGACAAATTTGTCAAGATGATTGTCACTATAATAGTTACACTTTTTTTCCTAACTCTcatccatggatttagtaagtacggGGAacgtactaattccatgctgtAGTCCTGTGTTCTCATGACTCGCAAACCACTCACATCACACACACAGATATTATGGTactttaaatgtaatgtataatgtaatgttcttatcaCAGTGGTCACACACAATCATACAACATAACTCACCAGTCCACTTCACATGtgaacagaaaaaaatcttcatattttgttttcgcccatacaaaaaaagaataaagtgtattaaaattacacgAGAAGAAAAGGGACAGAGTGCTAATATCTTTCTCGTTTTGTCGTTATCTCTGCTACGTTGTATGAGATGGGTGGGTCGTGAAGTAGGTAGTATGGAAATGTTCTACATGTTTCTGTGATGTTCTTACCATTTGGTTAAGCTAGCATGTCGTTTTTAGTTGACTctgtttttatcataaatcaattaacgAATATCGATTGGACATGAAATCGTCAACATCACTACTAAAGTGGCAATGgcaatatatatttgtcacTGTCAAATTGTCATGCAACTTCAGTGTGCATGTATGTCTTTTCAGTGCATGCTTGcttgtattgttattttttatggtgtGCGTGCCGCCGTGCTTTGTGCGTGAGTACTTTGTATACAATGTGTTTTTTGTATTCTAATAATATCCTAAACAATCAGCCAAAATTCTCATATcctcaattttatttacagtatgGCATTGCCTCAGAAAAAATACTACCGCCAAAGAGCTCACTCTAACCCCATTGCTGATCATTGTTTTGAAtagtaagttattttattcaccATCTTTCTCACGAATAATCAATTTTCAACGTACGTACGTACAGcactggggtattatttaatctgtggtaCAGCATATCGTAACTATCAACCCCAAGATCATAGCGTCGTTCGATCTGATCTGAATATGTTTTGGTATggccatattttaatttatcaaacaaataaaaataaaatttattttagcccTGTACATCCAGATAAATATGACTGGTCAGCCATGTACCCCATTTTGAAAACGGATGAATTTAAAACGAAGCAAGTGGAGTTCTTAGATGTTGGTTGTGGATATGGAGgtttattaggtaggtatttaaaaatcttgaCTACTGTGCAAATATTTCGAATTGGTTGTCacaaaaaaattctattgtgattgtataaaatctaattaaattttattagttttgaattttattttcagtgacTTTGTCAACAATGTTTCctgaaaatttaatgttgGGTTTGGAAATACGTGTGAAAGTTTCAGATTATGTAAATGATAGAATAAATGCATTAAGAGTACAGCATCCCAATCAGTATCAGAATATTGCAGTTTTACGAACAAATGCCatgaaatatttacctaatttttttcataaaggACAGGTCAgtaaacttattattatattacaggGTATTCAGggttactttatttaaaaattaaataaagtaaccCTTACAATCTTGTATCCCAATGTTTTAAGGttgaaaattgaagaaaaattttgaaaaagaaccattttgatttttgtatctacaaataaaactacaatagTAAAATACCTACCCCcttattcttaaaaaagtttaagcaTAGGTATTGTTAAGCTTAAATATCTTTTGTCAAATATAAGAAAGTGTATGTATGGTGTACATCTAAATCTATTGTGTACATAGACTTTCTAATATTTGAccatggaataaataaataaaaattaaattaaaaattaatttatttcatttaccaCAAAGTGTACAAAGATACATTTTTAGGACTCTCTAGTAAGCAAACTATGCTTGTGTCAGAGAATCCTACTCTTTCTTAACATACATTACTAACacttgttgaaaataatacaaaataaaagttttcatcTTTCCTTaactatatgtaaatatacaactatatatacatataatatataccatatatatatatatatatatatatatatatatatatatatatatatatatatatatatatatatttcaaattaagagGTTTCAGCCAGCTgcaaatcattttattataaagttttgcTGAGCTGTAAATTGCCTTGCAGCAAATTTcgtttttgtgtaaatatgttGAGTTACTTTATCTTGTCTTCTATTTGACCTGCATGCAAGGGCTTAAAATGCATAACAAGCATACAGCGCTGACttctatttcaataaattttgttttatttgttccaCCCCATATTGATATGCAATATCCAATAATTGATTCCACCAAAGCAATGTAaacttgatttattaattttttgttcctactttttatttttctcaaaattttttatttttctgtttcagctgaagaaaatgttctttttgtACCCAGATCCACACTTCAAGAAGGCAAAACATAAGTGGAGGATAATTAACAAATGGCTTTTGTCTGAATATGCATATGTTTTATCTGAACAGGTACTATTTACTAAGTACCCTATTTGTTAACAAGTAATTGGTACTTGGACAAAATGTTTTGGtagatcatttatttacatcaaaaaTAACTTCTAAATGCTAAGCAGggaaatataaagtttttcttAGGACTAATATTAATCTTATCTTACATTAACTTGTTATGTAATTCAAACTATAACCAGAAGTTAATGAATGTGTTTTTCAATTGAATTTAAGTTGGGTTAACCCAACTTGTCAAAACTTTGGATGTCATAAACTTTCACTTTAACAAATTAGGTACGTACATTACCCGGCATCTAACTTGGCAAGATTTTAGCGTAGTGGGGGAAAGTTTGCGCATGTTCACTGCATGCAATAAAAAAGGGTCATTTTagattcataatatttttcaaatatgtagataggttttatatagttttaaatgaaaattgattgatgtaatgtatttatgaaaaactaGCCTTCCGTCCgtgacttcgcccgcgtggaATTCGATTACATTAAAGGAAAAAGTCGATTACATAAAAGGAAGTCATAGCCTATATTTATTCcgataagtacttaatatgACTTATCGGAATAAATATAGGCTatgactttatatatatatatatatatatatactaaacaaaaacaataacaattaagaaaaaagaaacaacgACAACAAGTGGTTCAATTTGAGTGTAATCAAGTGGAGCGAAGGGAACGTAGACACGACACGGGAAGCGAATGTCTAATGACCAGCCATTCGCGTGCATGGACGGAACGTTGTTACCTCATACCCCCGCGTCATTACCTGAGGCATCTAAAAAAACGACTTCTGCGCATCTGACCAATCTCGCCAACTTAGATGTCGGTTACTAGAAAAGAGGAGAGCATGGGgctatatttttactagccttagatatatgtataataaaaaattccaGGGTATAGTTTATACTATAACTGACGTGAAGGATTTACATGAGTGGATGGTGACTCATTTTGAAGAACATCCATTGTTTGAAAGGTTATCAGATGACGAACTGGTGAGTTTTGGCTATGAATGAACTAAACTAATACATAAACTACATAGCaggaattttatttacttaatgtaACTGATCTATTAACGACCTTGCAGTAAAGTCCCTGTAGTCGCATTAAGTAAGGCATAAATGTTCTTGTTAAGGTGACACGTCTAACGCCACCGtcacatttttaacaatttcttttgtttatagaCAAAATTAGAGAATCCTCTTTCCCAATTATTCTAAAGTAGATAGAAgctgaagagataacaaacttattttcgcatttataatattaggatttaCAATGTGTTGTAGTTGTGTGTTCAAAGTGTGAaagttaaataacatttaacatTATTGCAAACTAACAACATTGTTAAGTGTCGTCTTGTTAAAgtagttttgttttagttaacataatattactcAATATAGAAGTGTGAAATCCATTTTTTTCAGAAGCTTGATCCTATTGTTGAAAAGCTGTACGAAAGTACTGAAGAAGGTCAGAAAGTCACTCGCAACAAAGGCGATAAATTCCTAGCTGTGTATAAAAGGATACCGGATAGTTTTGATCTAAGCTGTGCAATAAAAGAattgtaataagtataatcttttatttttattgtaatttaagctttaaaacatacaaaatatatattatgggTCACACATAGACCTTggcatttaaacaaaatgattattaaattatcattatcactTAACTTCTACAATCAAAATAAGTCTCCAGCCAGagataaaacttaaaactgtAGTTAATAATGTGATGTGTAAAATTCTTATGGAAGGCAATCAGAAACCAATAGCATCTATAGGTATAATTGTTGTGTTTAGGGCGCAGGGTGTCTAATTCGTAAAATGTCCAGCGAAAAATGTCTGATTCGCGGAATACCCAATATTCAATATTGTCACCAAATAGTGTATTTAGGcgagtatatacatatatatatatttaatataatacctgAGTATAAATACCtagactattttatttaaatttatgttattttttttgtacttattattgaatattcgACATTCTACGCCTAAACGTTGTATTAAAGCTGTTGGATgacagcaataaaaaaaaagcttatgATGTTATAACAACTGACTGAACAAAATTGTTCTGAAGCAATATCTATTACTGGCTTCTAAGCTAACCCGTGCTCCTAACTATCagcgaacagttcgccaaactttggcggattctttttcattgcggtaaataaaagctctcttATAAACAACGCGATGTTCATGCAATCGCGTCgtcatctgtccgagttccaCAATAGTGTAGAGCCTACTAAGAGCtgatttatattaacaatAGACAAGGCAACAGAGaggtataatatttcattgtcaTGATAAGGCATCAGAAGACATCAAGGgaagacaaaattaaattcattttgtaagttttttttcaatgaGGTTTATCCACCGAGTCAATGGGCGTGAAATATTGAGATCTCTGCGCATATGATTAGCAGCACTCAAAATCCAATCTTTCTTCTCTATCCATTTCTTGTGTGGAAGCAGTGAAAAAACGAGTGCCGCCCATATTTCTCCTTGTT
This region includes:
- the LOC128683532 gene encoding tRNA (guanine-N(7)-)-methyltransferase isoform X2, whose amino-acid sequence is MQLQCACMSFQCMLACIVIFYGVRAAVLCAMALPQKKYYRQRAHSNPIADHCFEYPVHPDKYDWSAMYPILKTDEFKTKQVEFLDVGCGYGGLLVTLSTMFPENLMLGLEIRVKVSDYVNDRINALRVQHPNQYQNIAVLRTNAMKYLPNFFHKGQLKKMFFLYPDPHFKKAKHKWRIINKWLLSEYAYVLSEQGIVYTITDVKDLHEWMVTHFEEHPLFERLSDDELLDPIVEKLYESTEEGQKVTRNKGDKFLAVYKRIPDSFDLSCAIKEL
- the LOC128683532 gene encoding tRNA (guanine-N(7)-)-methyltransferase isoform X1, giving the protein MQLQCACMSFQCMLACIVIFYGVRAAVLCAMALPQKKYYRQRAHSNPIADHCFEYPVHPDKYDWSAMYPILKTDEFKTKQVEFLDVGCGYGGLLVTLSTMFPENLMLGLEIRVKVSDYVNDRINALRVQHPNQYQNIAVLRTNAMKYLPNFFHKGQLKKMFFLYPDPHFKKAKHKWRIINKWLLSEYAYVLSEQGIVYTITDVKDLHEWMVTHFEEHPLFERLSDDELKLDPIVEKLYESTEEGQKVTRNKGDKFLAVYKRIPDSFDLSCAIKEL